A genomic window from Corallococcus exiguus includes:
- a CDS encoding site-2 protease family protein, giving the protein MAEALAVSLLTQRCEGCGSELAPRLLTCPSCRKLVHGKRLTQLAADAQAASQRGAPMEALALWREALELLPPDAAQHAQVTARVTALSQQADALGLAAPLAEAERKRSGMPKVLASMGAVGLMLWKFKFVLALLLGKGKLLLLGLTKASTLFSMLFAVSVYWTVWGWRFALGLVACIYVHEMGHVASLRRLGMKADAPMFIPGLGAFVRLKQVPVDEREDARVGLAGPIWGTAAAVVVMVAALLTGWKALGAIAHAAAWLNLFNLVPVWQLDGSRGFRALARQQRWIAVAALGATWFATGENLLLLIAGVAAFRALLTPASETGDRRTLVEYCVLVVGLGALGWAAQHWTGAMAAL; this is encoded by the coding sequence TTGGCTGAGGCGCTCGCGGTATCGCTCCTCACGCAGCGGTGTGAGGGGTGTGGTTCGGAGCTGGCGCCCCGGCTGCTCACGTGTCCGTCGTGCCGGAAGCTGGTCCATGGGAAGCGGCTGACGCAGCTGGCGGCGGATGCGCAGGCGGCGTCGCAGCGGGGCGCTCCGATGGAGGCGCTGGCGCTGTGGCGCGAGGCGCTGGAGTTGTTGCCGCCGGACGCGGCGCAGCACGCGCAGGTGACGGCGCGGGTGACGGCGCTGAGTCAGCAGGCGGATGCGCTGGGGTTGGCGGCGCCGCTGGCGGAGGCGGAGCGCAAGCGTTCGGGGATGCCGAAGGTGTTGGCCAGCATGGGCGCGGTGGGCCTGATGCTGTGGAAGTTCAAGTTCGTGCTGGCGCTGCTGTTGGGCAAGGGGAAGCTGCTGCTGCTCGGGCTCACGAAGGCGAGCACGCTGTTCTCCATGCTGTTCGCGGTGAGCGTGTACTGGACGGTTTGGGGTTGGCGCTTCGCGCTGGGGCTGGTGGCCTGCATCTACGTGCACGAGATGGGGCACGTGGCGTCGCTGCGCCGGCTGGGCATGAAGGCGGACGCGCCCATGTTCATCCCGGGCCTGGGGGCGTTCGTGCGCCTGAAGCAGGTGCCGGTGGATGAGCGCGAGGACGCGCGAGTGGGGCTCGCGGGGCCCATCTGGGGCACTGCGGCGGCGGTGGTGGTGATGGTGGCGGCGCTGCTGACGGGGTGGAAGGCGTTGGGCGCCATCGCGCACGCGGCGGCCTGGCTGAACCTGTTCAACCTGGTGCCGGTGTGGCAGTTGGACGGGTCACGAGGGTTCCGGGCCCTGGCGCGTCAGCAGCGGTGGATCGCGGTGGCCGCGTTGGGCGCGACGTGGTTCGCCACGGGAGAGAACCTGCTGTTGCTCATCGCCGGAGTGGCGGCGTTCCGGGCCCTGCTCACGCCCGCGTCGGAGACGGGAGACCGCCGCACGCTGGTCGAGTACTGCGTGTTGGTGGTGGGCCTGGGCGCGCTGGGCTGGGCCGCGCAGCATTGGACGGGAGCGATGGCGGCACTGTGA
- the dnaN gene encoding DNA polymerase III subunit beta, translated as MEFRIAADELKKALYRAQGIVERKTTMPILANVLLTANKGSITVTAFDLDIGIVSEHPADVSKPGAVTLSAKYVFDIVQNLPDAEVTLKKLANNYVDISSGSAHFKIVGMAAEEYPKLPKEENAPLVQISGNVLLEMIKKTQFAISSDETRYILNGVFFEPQASGKVRMVATDGHRLSLIEREMSGDFKLKSGVIIPRKGLMELKRLLDEAPDAECHLGFAENSALFKKPGLTMVMRLIDGQFPEYQRVIPKEGEKVVLVPKVRLLEGLKRIALLSADKSNAIRIGLEKGKLLITASNPDLGEARDALDVDYQGNDITIGFNARYLMDVLGVTETDEVSFELGDEHSPGVLHGPGDRSFTAVVMPMRV; from the coding sequence ATGGAATTCCGCATCGCCGCCGACGAGCTGAAGAAGGCCCTCTACCGCGCCCAGGGCATCGTGGAGCGCAAGACGACGATGCCCATCCTCGCCAACGTGCTGCTCACGGCGAACAAGGGCAGCATCACGGTCACGGCCTTCGACCTGGACATCGGCATCGTGTCCGAGCACCCGGCGGACGTGTCCAAGCCGGGCGCCGTCACGCTGAGCGCGAAGTACGTCTTCGACATCGTGCAGAACCTCCCGGACGCGGAGGTCACGCTCAAGAAGCTGGCGAACAACTACGTCGACATCTCCTCCGGCTCCGCGCACTTCAAGATCGTCGGCATGGCCGCCGAGGAGTACCCGAAGCTGCCCAAGGAGGAGAACGCTCCCCTGGTGCAGATCTCCGGCAACGTGCTGCTGGAGATGATCAAGAAGACCCAGTTCGCCATCTCCAGCGACGAGACGCGCTACATCCTCAACGGCGTCTTCTTCGAGCCGCAGGCCAGCGGCAAGGTCCGCATGGTGGCCACGGACGGCCACCGCCTGTCGCTCATCGAGCGCGAGATGTCCGGCGACTTCAAGCTCAAGAGCGGCGTCATCATCCCGCGCAAGGGCCTGATGGAGCTCAAGCGCCTGCTGGACGAGGCCCCGGACGCGGAGTGCCACCTGGGGTTCGCGGAGAACTCGGCGCTGTTCAAGAAGCCGGGCCTCACCATGGTGATGCGCCTCATCGACGGGCAGTTCCCGGAGTACCAGCGCGTCATCCCCAAGGAGGGCGAGAAGGTCGTCCTCGTGCCCAAGGTGCGCCTGCTGGAGGGCCTCAAGCGCATCGCGCTGCTGTCCGCGGACAAGAGCAACGCCATCCGCATCGGCCTGGAGAAGGGCAAGCTGCTCATCACCGCCAGCAACCCGGACCTGGGTGAGGCGCGTGACGCCCTGGACGTGGACTACCAGGGCAACGACATCACCATCGGCTTCAACGCCCGTTACCTCATGGACGTCCTGGGAGTGACGGAGACGGACGAGGTCAGCTTCGAGCTGGGCGACGAGCACAGTCCGGGCGTGCTGCATGGCCCCGGCGACCGCAGCTTCACTGCCGTGGTCATGCCCATGCGCGTCTGA
- a CDS encoding DUF6748 domain-containing protein, which produces MNARSLLLSAVLVLGPVACSTPSSPTAQPSSDVSGAEAPADLKRTDVDAPAGAANEPGTAAPTPSPGDATMTTSTVYIVKDNGKRCFAPPCDHYDLFSADAPDKKLQSLHEIDLTAVTGGDDAKLGELLQRASKGGPGLKVEGSLDKRLKAGPAGDAIVLRATRIVG; this is translated from the coding sequence ATGAACGCCCGCTCCCTGCTCCTGTCCGCCGTGCTCGTACTCGGCCCGGTGGCGTGCAGCACGCCGTCCTCCCCCACCGCGCAGCCTTCCAGCGACGTGTCCGGCGCGGAGGCCCCCGCCGACCTGAAGCGGACCGACGTGGACGCGCCCGCGGGAGCCGCCAACGAGCCCGGCACGGCCGCCCCCACCCCTTCACCCGGAGACGCCACCATGACCACCAGCACCGTCTACATCGTCAAGGACAACGGGAAGCGCTGCTTCGCGCCGCCCTGCGACCACTACGACCTGTTCAGCGCGGACGCGCCGGACAAGAAGCTCCAGTCCCTCCACGAAATCGACCTGACCGCCGTCACGGGCGGGGACGACGCGAAGCTGGGTGAGCTCCTGCAGCGCGCCTCCAAGGGCGGCCCCGGCCTCAAGGTGGAGGGGTCGCTGGACAAGCGGCTCAAGGCCGGCCCTGCGGGCGATGCCATCGTCCTGCGCGCCACCCGCATCGTCGGCTGA
- a CDS encoding caspase family protein, translating to MRALVILLFALGAATSAHAAEATAVRRLALLVGVNDGGPERVRLRYAETDAKAFSTVLSELGGVLPQDRVLLTDVDRTGVLAGFDRVRRLAEGVRTAGARRVEVLLYYSGHSDDEGLLLKGQRLDYGELRRSLEGLPADVRIAVLDSCASGAFARKKGGVSRPAFLVDSAIQVKGHAILTSSSADEASQESDRLGGSFFTHHLLSGLRGAADVTHDGRVTLTEAYQFAFHETLARTERTQGGAQHPNYDIELAGTGDLVMTDLRATTAGLVLTEPLEGRLYVRDAVGTLVVEVQKQSGRATELGLAPGAYRARREWDGGVSEAAFTLKEGMRTPLAPGDFLGVGHEATVMRGGGGGMFPQGRTMLPVNLSLVPSMSTNTLRAGRAQVENRFALGVVNGGAALGGGLALGLAGNVYDAEVSGLALALGFNTSGGDVDGGQLSLVTNVAGGAVRGAQASLGLNVTNGDVDGIGQLALGANVARGALGGVQAALGANVTTSDATGLQLSLGANHANGTMKGVQFTLGVNSVATAARGIQGSVLLNHAPSLTGMQLGLINVGGDVSGMQLGLINVADTVHGMQLGLINVSDEVNGVPVGLVSYEKKGQLHLEVFGSDVQLTNLALKFGGKHFYTTLLAGIGPDDRFQRFSLGLGLGGHIPLGSRFWVDVDVAASQVLSTRDPFSSASNNMLTQARAMLGFQVMPRLAVFAGPTYNVAFAWGEPEFAKLTTLPVRSHVINADTRMQRWPGFQVGVRL from the coding sequence ATGAGAGCGCTCGTCATCCTCCTGTTCGCGCTGGGCGCGGCCACCTCCGCCCACGCCGCCGAAGCCACGGCCGTGCGCCGGCTGGCCCTGCTCGTGGGCGTCAACGACGGCGGCCCGGAGCGCGTGCGGCTGCGCTACGCGGAGACCGACGCGAAGGCCTTCTCCACGGTGCTGTCGGAGCTGGGCGGCGTGCTGCCCCAGGACCGCGTGCTCCTCACGGACGTGGACCGCACGGGCGTGCTCGCCGGCTTCGACCGCGTGCGCCGCCTGGCGGAAGGTGTCCGCACCGCCGGGGCCCGCCGCGTGGAGGTGCTGCTGTACTACTCCGGCCACTCGGATGACGAAGGGCTGCTGCTCAAGGGCCAGCGCCTGGACTACGGCGAATTGCGCCGCTCTCTGGAGGGGCTGCCCGCGGACGTGAGAATCGCGGTGCTGGACTCGTGCGCGTCCGGCGCGTTCGCGCGCAAGAAGGGCGGCGTCTCGCGGCCCGCGTTCCTGGTGGACTCCGCCATCCAGGTGAAGGGCCACGCCATCCTCACCTCGTCCAGCGCGGACGAGGCGTCGCAGGAGTCAGACCGGCTGGGCGGTTCGTTCTTCACGCACCACCTGCTGTCCGGCCTGCGAGGCGCCGCCGACGTCACCCACGACGGCCGTGTCACCCTCACGGAGGCCTACCAGTTCGCCTTCCACGAAACGCTCGCGCGCACCGAGCGCACGCAGGGCGGCGCGCAGCACCCCAACTACGACATCGAGCTGGCGGGCACCGGCGACCTGGTGATGACCGACCTGCGCGCCACCACCGCGGGCCTGGTCCTCACCGAGCCGCTGGAGGGCCGCCTGTACGTGCGCGACGCGGTGGGCACGCTGGTGGTGGAGGTACAGAAGCAGTCCGGCCGCGCCACCGAGCTGGGCCTGGCCCCCGGTGCCTACCGCGCCCGGCGCGAGTGGGACGGCGGAGTGTCCGAAGCGGCCTTCACGCTGAAGGAGGGCATGCGCACGCCGCTCGCGCCCGGTGACTTCCTGGGCGTGGGCCACGAGGCCACCGTGATGCGCGGCGGTGGCGGCGGCATGTTTCCCCAGGGCCGAACGATGCTCCCGGTGAACCTGAGCCTGGTGCCGAGCATGAGCACCAACACGCTGCGAGCAGGCCGCGCGCAGGTGGAGAACCGCTTCGCGCTGGGCGTCGTCAACGGCGGCGCGGCGCTGGGCGGCGGGCTGGCGCTGGGGCTCGCGGGCAACGTGTACGACGCGGAGGTGTCCGGCCTGGCCCTGGCGCTGGGCTTCAACACGTCCGGCGGCGACGTGGATGGCGGGCAGCTGTCGCTGGTCACCAACGTGGCGGGCGGCGCGGTGCGCGGTGCCCAGGCGTCGCTGGGGCTCAACGTGACCAACGGGGACGTGGACGGCATCGGGCAGCTGGCCCTGGGCGCGAACGTCGCGCGCGGCGCGCTGGGCGGTGTGCAAGCGGCGCTGGGTGCCAACGTCACCACCTCGGACGCCACCGGGCTGCAGCTGTCACTGGGTGCCAATCACGCGAACGGCACGATGAAGGGCGTGCAGTTCACGCTGGGCGTCAACTCCGTGGCGACGGCCGCGCGGGGCATCCAGGGCTCGGTGCTGCTCAACCATGCGCCGTCACTCACCGGCATGCAGCTGGGGTTGATCAACGTGGGCGGTGACGTGTCCGGCATGCAGCTGGGGCTGATCAACGTCGCGGACACGGTGCACGGCATGCAGCTGGGCCTGATCAACGTCTCCGACGAGGTGAACGGCGTGCCGGTGGGCCTGGTGTCCTACGAGAAGAAGGGCCAGCTGCACCTGGAGGTCTTCGGCAGCGACGTGCAGCTCACCAACCTGGCGCTGAAGTTCGGCGGCAAGCATTTCTACACGACGCTGCTCGCGGGCATTGGCCCGGACGACCGCTTCCAGCGCTTCAGCCTGGGCCTGGGACTGGGCGGGCACATCCCGCTGGGCTCGCGCTTCTGGGTGGACGTGGACGTCGCGGCCAGCCAGGTGCTGTCCACGCGAGACCCGTTCTCCAGCGCGTCCAACAACATGCTGACGCAGGCGCGCGCCATGCTGGGCTTCCAGGTGATGCCCCGGCTGGCCGTGTTCGCCGGCCCCACCTACAACGTGGCATTCGCCTGGGGAGAGCCGGAGTTCGCGAAGCTGACCACGCTGCCGGTGCGCTCGCACGTCATCAACGCGGACACGCGCATGCAGCGCTGGCCCGGCTTCCAGGTAGGCGTGCGGCTCTGA
- a CDS encoding anti-sigma factor yields MTSPHRTPDWLLERIALGELPPDELAAARDRLSREPDGPARLAALEADSRATLEALPPDRVAREVKARFARADSPAAPHAEASPSRPSWRFLPALVPVLAAATLVVLVRPGASSQEQEARDPWSATGTGGTPGVLEPTRSKGLQPRLDVHRQVGTRTEHLTDGAPAQAGDVVQLSYTAAGHAQGVILSVDGRGTVTSHQPALGDTSASLERSGTHLLPRAYELDDAPGFERFFLITSDTPFELEGVMAAARVLAASPEARTAPLTLPTGLGQTSFLLEKPSP; encoded by the coding sequence ATGACGTCCCCCCACCGCACCCCAGACTGGCTGCTGGAGCGAATCGCCCTGGGGGAGCTGCCCCCGGACGAGCTCGCCGCCGCCCGCGACCGCCTGTCCCGCGAACCCGATGGCCCCGCGCGCCTCGCCGCCCTGGAGGCCGACTCGCGCGCCACCCTGGAGGCCCTGCCCCCCGACCGCGTCGCCCGCGAGGTGAAGGCCCGCTTCGCTCGCGCCGACTCGCCCGCCGCGCCCCACGCCGAGGCCTCGCCATCGCGCCCTTCCTGGCGCTTCCTGCCCGCCCTGGTGCCGGTGCTCGCCGCCGCGACCCTCGTCGTCCTCGTGCGGCCGGGGGCTTCGTCCCAGGAGCAGGAGGCGCGAGACCCATGGTCGGCGACGGGCACCGGTGGCACTCCCGGCGTCCTGGAGCCCACGCGCAGCAAGGGACTCCAGCCCCGGCTCGACGTGCACCGCCAGGTCGGCACCCGCACCGAGCACCTCACCGACGGCGCCCCCGCCCAGGCCGGTGACGTGGTGCAGCTGTCGTACACCGCCGCCGGCCACGCCCAGGGCGTCATCCTCTCCGTGGACGGCCGGGGCACCGTCACCTCGCACCAGCCCGCGCTGGGAGACACGTCCGCGTCCCTGGAGCGCAGCGGCACGCACCTGCTGCCCCGCGCCTACGAGCTGGACGACGCCCCCGGCTTCGAGCGGTTCTTCCTCATCACCTCGGACACCCCCTTCGAACTGGAGGGTGTGATGGCCGCCGCGCGCGTGCTCGCCGCATCCCCCGAGGCGCGCACCGCGCCGCTGACCCTGCCCACGGGCCTGGGGCAGACCTCCTTCCTGCTGGAGAAGCCCTCCCCATGA
- a CDS encoding RNA polymerase sigma factor encodes MSVDVEAYYRRYGPQVLRRCRFLLREEEQAVDAMHDVFVQLLRYQAALKDAGPSSLLHQIATRVCLNRLRGAKRRPEDRDDELVLKIAASGDTEARTAARGLLDRLFGRVPASSRDIAVLHLVDGMTLEETAREVGLSVSGVRKRLRALSAVLQELEAA; translated from the coding sequence GTGTCCGTCGATGTGGAGGCCTATTACCGACGCTATGGCCCCCAGGTGCTCCGGCGCTGCCGCTTCCTGCTGCGCGAGGAGGAACAGGCCGTGGACGCGATGCATGACGTGTTCGTTCAACTGCTGCGCTACCAGGCCGCGCTGAAGGACGCCGGGCCCTCCAGCCTGCTGCATCAGATCGCCACCCGCGTGTGCCTCAACCGCCTGCGCGGCGCCAAGCGGCGCCCCGAGGACCGCGACGATGAGCTGGTGCTGAAGATCGCCGCGTCCGGCGACACCGAGGCGCGCACCGCCGCCCGGGGCCTGCTGGACCGCCTCTTTGGCCGCGTCCCCGCGTCCAGCCGCGACATCGCCGTGCTCCACCTGGTGGACGGCATGACGCTGGAGGAGACCGCCCGCGAAGTGGGCCTGTCCGTGTCCGGAGTGCGCAAGCGCCTCCGGGCCCTGTCCGCTGTCCTGCAGGAGCTGGAGGCCGCATGA
- a CDS encoding cobalamin B12-binding domain-containing protein, which translates to MLQSTPAIDSLRARYLSAQLSGNRQEALRLLVDEGLLCGVPLQELHLEVIQAAQYEIGRLWQENVISVAQEHLATAISQYVLAHLYRHLPRDPSNDKVVLMACVEGELHEVGARMASDFLEMAGFDVRFLGANVPADHLARMVRESPPDLLALSVSMPFHMPQVREAVRKVREVSPSLPIAVGGLAFDWGPVLEDELAVSFFGKSVRELVASACRLLGV; encoded by the coding sequence GTGCTCCAATCGACCCCTGCCATCGACTCGCTGCGGGCGCGGTATCTGTCCGCGCAGCTTTCCGGAAACCGGCAAGAGGCCCTGCGCCTGCTCGTGGACGAGGGCCTGCTGTGCGGCGTGCCCCTCCAGGAGCTCCACCTGGAGGTCATCCAGGCGGCCCAGTACGAAATCGGGCGGCTCTGGCAGGAGAACGTCATCTCCGTGGCCCAGGAACACCTGGCCACCGCCATCTCCCAGTACGTCCTGGCCCACCTGTACCGCCACCTGCCCCGCGACCCGTCCAACGACAAGGTCGTGTTGATGGCGTGCGTGGAGGGCGAACTGCACGAAGTGGGCGCGCGCATGGCCAGCGACTTCCTGGAGATGGCCGGCTTCGACGTGCGCTTCCTCGGCGCCAACGTGCCCGCGGATCACCTGGCCCGCATGGTGCGCGAGTCCCCGCCGGACCTGCTGGCCCTCTCCGTCTCCATGCCCTTCCACATGCCCCAGGTCCGCGAGGCCGTGCGCAAGGTGCGTGAAGTCTCCCCGTCCCTGCCCATCGCCGTGGGTGGGCTCGCCTTCGACTGGGGCCCCGTCCTCGAGGACGAACTGGCCGTGTCCTTCTTCGGCAAGAGCGTCCGCGAGCTCGTCGCCTCCGCCTGCCGCCTCCTGGGGGTCTGA
- a CDS encoding hybrid sensor histidine kinase/response regulator, translating to MMKEDDRASGIFESLSRELALACDAQGTVVWRDERAARLLDVNPGQTLKSLASHGSESKVEKLLVQARDEAVDSWELILQSHHKPATFAFRARPYEGGIALVGSLVPEDYGTALTQVSTTLGELSALHRETERQQHELKRRAEELARLNRELEESNKGVRTLHAALDEKAESLQRASEIKSRVVANVSHEFRTPLHSILGLSKVLLNPLNGSLAPEQEKQVQFIRGSAEALFELVNDLLDLSKVESGKTTLRHTRFVASDLISAMRGMTRPLLATDSTVALDFEEAAEPLELETDEAKLSQVLRNLISNALKFTESGSVTVSAARGPRDTVVFSVKDTGIGIAPENHERVFEEFIQVDSPLQRRVKGTGLGLPLARKLTELLGGTLTVKSQLGEGSTFLITLPRVHPEVSEMTGLTQRSETLDPARAPVLVLEDDRQTLFLYEKYLARSGFQVLPVRSVEEARKVMQRVRPAAMVLDVMLEGETSWSFLAEMKNGEQTRDIPVLVVTVTDREQKARALGADEFWLKPVDEVRLQKKLTAMARTGPVERVLIIDDDDVHRYLLKQLLKDTQFQLLEAANGREGVRIARENAPHLIFLDFVLPDITAFDVLDELKADPRTRDIPIILHTSHQLQEPERQRLARETASILSKHTLSREVAITRIRDALSKAGLGSTRELREVNPRG from the coding sequence ATGATGAAGGAAGATGACCGCGCCTCCGGGATCTTCGAATCCCTCAGCCGCGAGCTGGCGTTGGCCTGCGATGCGCAAGGCACGGTCGTCTGGCGCGATGAACGCGCCGCGCGCCTCCTGGACGTCAACCCCGGCCAGACGCTGAAGAGCCTGGCGAGCCACGGCAGCGAGAGCAAGGTCGAGAAGCTCCTCGTGCAGGCGCGCGACGAGGCCGTGGACAGCTGGGAGCTCATCCTCCAGAGCCACCACAAGCCCGCGACGTTCGCCTTCCGCGCCCGGCCATACGAGGGCGGCATCGCGCTGGTGGGCAGCCTGGTGCCGGAGGACTACGGCACCGCGCTCACCCAGGTGAGCACCACACTGGGCGAACTGTCCGCGCTCCACCGCGAGACGGAGCGCCAGCAGCACGAACTCAAGCGCCGCGCGGAGGAGCTGGCCCGCCTCAACCGCGAGCTGGAGGAATCCAACAAGGGCGTGCGCACCCTGCATGCAGCCCTGGACGAGAAGGCGGAGAGCCTCCAGCGCGCGTCCGAAATCAAGAGCCGCGTGGTGGCCAACGTGAGCCACGAATTCCGCACGCCGCTGCACTCCATCCTCGGCCTGTCCAAGGTGCTGCTCAACCCGCTCAACGGCAGCCTCGCACCGGAGCAGGAGAAGCAGGTCCAGTTCATCCGCGGCTCCGCGGAGGCGCTCTTCGAGCTGGTCAACGACCTGTTGGACCTGTCCAAGGTGGAGTCCGGCAAGACGACGCTGCGCCACACCCGCTTCGTCGCGTCCGACCTCATCAGCGCGATGCGCGGCATGACGCGTCCCCTGCTGGCGACGGACTCGACGGTGGCGCTCGACTTCGAGGAGGCGGCGGAGCCCCTGGAGCTGGAGACGGACGAGGCCAAGCTCAGCCAGGTGCTGCGCAACCTCATCTCCAACGCGCTCAAGTTCACCGAGTCCGGCTCCGTCACGGTGTCCGCGGCCCGGGGCCCGCGCGACACGGTGGTGTTCTCCGTGAAGGACACGGGCATCGGCATCGCGCCGGAGAACCACGAGCGCGTCTTCGAGGAGTTCATCCAGGTGGACAGCCCCCTGCAGCGGCGCGTGAAGGGCACCGGCCTGGGCCTGCCCCTGGCGCGCAAGCTGACGGAGCTGTTGGGCGGCACGCTCACCGTGAAGAGCCAGCTGGGGGAAGGCTCCACCTTCCTCATCACCCTGCCGCGCGTCCACCCGGAGGTGTCGGAAATGACGGGGCTCACCCAGCGCAGCGAGACGCTGGACCCCGCGCGCGCCCCGGTGCTGGTGCTGGAGGACGACCGCCAGACGCTCTTCCTCTACGAGAAGTACCTGGCGCGCTCCGGCTTCCAGGTGCTGCCCGTGCGCAGCGTGGAGGAAGCGCGCAAGGTGATGCAGCGCGTGCGCCCCGCGGCCATGGTGCTGGACGTGATGCTGGAGGGCGAGACGAGCTGGAGCTTCCTCGCGGAGATGAAGAACGGGGAGCAGACGCGCGACATCCCCGTCCTCGTCGTCACCGTGACGGACCGCGAGCAGAAGGCGCGCGCCCTGGGCGCGGACGAGTTCTGGCTCAAGCCCGTGGACGAAGTGCGCCTGCAGAAGAAGCTGACGGCGATGGCGCGCACCGGGCCGGTGGAGCGGGTGCTCATCATCGACGACGACGACGTGCACCGCTACCTGCTCAAGCAACTGCTCAAGGACACGCAGTTCCAACTGCTGGAGGCGGCCAACGGCCGCGAGGGCGTCCGCATCGCCCGCGAGAACGCCCCCCACCTCATCTTCCTGGACTTCGTGTTGCCGGACATCACCGCCTTCGACGTGCTGGACGAACTGAAGGCGGATCCGCGCACGCGCGACATCCCCATCATCCTGCACACCTCACACCAGCTGCAGGAGCCGGAGCGCCAGCGCCTGGCGCGCGAGACGGCCTCCATCCTGTCCAAGCACACGCTGAGCCGCGAAGTGGCCATCACCCGCATCCGCGACGCGCTGTCCAAGGCCGGTCTGGGTAGCACCCGGGAGCTGCGCGAGGTGAACCCCCGTGGCTGA
- a CDS encoding ATP-binding response regulator, with translation MAEEQRLATILNVNDDEANRYLVNRILEMSGYHVLEAATGMAALLMAEEHRPDVIVLDVKLPDISGYEVCARLRSNAATASIAVMHTSATFVTADKKVQGLEGGADAYLTQPYEPSELIATVRSLLRLRHAEQQARLRTDQLIEMDRRKDEFLAMLAHELRNPLAAIMTAIGILERKAPADTKEARMHGIIQRQTYHLARLVDDLLDVSRITRGKVELRTEPVSLTATFQQVLAILRPRVEARGLKLEVHLPRAPLWLEGDATRLEQVFTNLVDNAAKYTDEGTVTVELFQEGVDGSAQAVLRVKDTGIGISQEKLPAMFELFAQADTSLERSRGGLGIGLTLVRTLVRMHGGNVEATSGGPGRGSEFVVRLPLLPADRVPRATGTNLLDARRARRILLVEDNSDARQSMRDLLELWGHQVAVAQDGLQGVALALEHAPDLALVDIGLPGMDGFQVAKTLRERVGQNLRLVALSGYGDPESYQQALKAGFDVHLTKPVRPADLDRVLSNL, from the coding sequence GTGGCTGAGGAACAGCGCCTGGCGACCATCCTCAACGTCAACGACGACGAGGCCAACCGCTACCTGGTCAACCGCATCCTGGAGATGTCCGGCTACCACGTGCTGGAGGCGGCCACCGGCATGGCGGCGCTCCTCATGGCGGAGGAGCACCGCCCGGACGTCATCGTCCTGGACGTGAAGCTGCCGGACATCAGCGGCTATGAGGTCTGCGCGCGGCTGAGGTCCAACGCGGCCACGGCCTCCATCGCGGTGATGCACACGTCCGCGACGTTCGTCACGGCGGACAAGAAGGTGCAGGGATTGGAGGGCGGCGCGGACGCGTACCTCACCCAGCCCTACGAACCCTCGGAGCTCATCGCCACGGTGCGCTCGCTGTTGCGCCTGCGCCACGCGGAGCAGCAGGCCCGGCTGCGCACGGATCAGCTCATCGAGATGGACCGGCGCAAGGACGAGTTCCTGGCCATGCTGGCCCACGAGCTGCGCAACCCGCTGGCCGCCATCATGACGGCCATCGGCATCCTGGAGCGCAAGGCGCCCGCGGACACCAAGGAAGCGCGGATGCACGGCATCATCCAGCGCCAGACGTACCACCTGGCGCGGCTGGTGGATGACCTGCTGGACGTCAGCCGCATCACCCGGGGCAAGGTGGAGCTGCGGACGGAGCCGGTGAGCCTCACGGCGACCTTCCAGCAGGTGCTCGCCATCCTGCGCCCCCGCGTGGAGGCCCGCGGCCTGAAGCTGGAGGTCCACCTGCCGCGCGCGCCGCTGTGGCTGGAGGGCGACGCCACGCGCCTGGAGCAGGTCTTCACCAACCTGGTGGACAACGCGGCCAAGTACACGGACGAAGGCACCGTCACCGTGGAGCTGTTCCAGGAGGGCGTGGACGGCAGCGCGCAAGCGGTGCTGCGGGTGAAGGACACCGGCATCGGCATCTCGCAGGAGAAGCTGCCCGCCATGTTCGAGCTGTTCGCCCAGGCGGACACGTCCCTGGAGCGCTCGCGCGGGGGCCTGGGCATTGGCCTCACCCTGGTGCGCACGCTGGTGCGGATGCACGGCGGCAACGTGGAGGCCACCAGCGGCGGCCCGGGCCGGGGCAGCGAGTTCGTGGTGCGGCTGCCCCTGCTCCCCGCGGACCGAGTCCCCCGGGCGACCGGGACGAACCTCCTGGACGCGCGGCGCGCGCGGCGCATCCTGCTGGTGGAGGACAACTCGGACGCGCGCCAGTCCATGCGCGACCTGCTGGAGCTGTGGGGTCACCAGGTGGCGGTGGCCCAGGACGGCCTGCAGGGCGTGGCCCTGGCCCTGGAGCACGCGCCGGACCTGGCGCTGGTGGACATTGGCCTGCCGGGGATGGACGGCTTCCAGGTGGCGAAGACGCTGCGCGAGCGCGTGGGGCAGAACCTGCGGCTGGTGGCGCTCAGCGGCTACGGAGACCCGGAGTCCTACCAGCAGGCCCTGAAGGCCGGGTTCGACGTGCACCTCACCAAGCCGGTGCGGCCCGCGGACCTGGATCGCGTCCTGTCGAACCTCTGA